The DNA segment AAAGCATCTCATCAAAACTTATAAAATTTTCACTACTATTTTCATAAGCACCAAACCCGAATTTCATTGGTGTTTCTTCGTTTGTACTAAAAAAAGCATCTTTTGCTTCAATATATCTTTTACTATCTTTCGTCATAACAAAAATTTTAATACTATTTTTAAATTTATTATCTTTAGAATTTAACCAATTTCCTAGCCCTCCATGATCATGAAAAAACCAAGTTTTTCCATCAATAGATACAACTTGTGAAGCAAAAGTTAAATCATTTATAACCATTCCACAATCACTATCTTGATATTTTCCTAAAACTATTTCTAAAGGTACTTGAGAAATATTTCCTTCTTTAACAACAACCATTTTTTGTTGTTTTGCCATAGATATAAATATTATTAAAATAATTGAAGCTATTAAAACTATAGTTAATATTGGTAAAAGTTTTTTCATATTATATTCTCCAAAATAAAGACA comes from the Aliarcobacter cibarius genome and includes:
- a CDS encoding FHA domain-containing protein codes for the protein MKKLLPILTIVLIASIILIIFISMAKQQKMVVVKEGNISQVPLEIVLGKYQDSDCGMVINDLTFASQVVSIDGKTWFFHDHGGLGNWLNSKDNKFKNSIKIFVMTKDSKRYIEAKDAFFSTNEETPMKFGFGAYENSSENFISFDEMLLKVLRKETLANPNFKQHNHDNHSEHK